In one window of Temnothorax longispinosus isolate EJ_2023e chromosome 9, Tlon_JGU_v1, whole genome shotgun sequence DNA:
- the LOC139819650 gene encoding splicing factor YJU2: protein MSERKVLNKYYPPDFDPSKIPRMKLARNRQYTVRLMAPFNMRCKTCGEYIYKGKKFNARKEDVEGDDYLGIRIYRFYIKCTRCLQEISFKTDPKNTDYEIEAGATRNFMALKLAEEQAQREEDEEKEEEATNPMKLLEKRTLQSKQELELLESLEELKDLNRRQQTIDYDQMLEQYDTAAAKQRTEKEQEELDERYIKSVFGKRQLTGTVVEEEVEDLEEEEEKVQPPTKILKTDEANDKETENSGHSLKLAKASLWSENTGLLSNKKNSSALVKKGNIGIKINARSSQNKTSMIENAISPDKKTVLQLDQTPNTSTSTSNTVNIDTKSDNVGNGLSLLGAYSGSSDNDSE, encoded by the exons ATGTCGGAGCGCAAAGTTTTGAAC AAATACTATCCACCGGATTTCGATCCGTCGAAGATCCCGCGCATGAAACTGGCGAGAAATCGCCAGTACACCGTGCGACTGATGGCACCGTTCAACATGCGTTGCAAGACATGCGGTGAATATATCTACAAGGGCAAGAAATTTAATGCGCGTAAGGAGGACGTCGAGGGCGACGATTATCTGGGGATACGCATTTACAGGTTCTACATTAAGTGCACCCGCTGCCTGCAAGAGATATCTTTCAAGACCGATCCGAAGAATACGGATTACGAGATAGAGGCAGGCGCCACGAGAAATTTTATGGCGTTGAAACTAGCTGAGGAACAGGCGCAAAGggaggaggacgaggagaaagaggaagaggccACCAATCCGATGAAACTCCTGGAAAAGAGAACGCTCCAATCGAAGCAAGAGCTGGAGTTGTTGGAATCTTTGGAGGAGTTGAAGGATTTAAATCGAAGGCAGCAGACCATAGATTATGATCAAATGTTGGAACAATACGACACCGCAGCTGCTAAACAGAGGACAGAAAAGGAACAAGAAGAATTGGATGAACGGTATATTAAATCTGTATTTGGCAAGAGACAATTAACCGGGACTGTTGTGGAAGAAGAAGTTGAGGAcctggaagaagaagaagaaaaagttcAACCTCCtacaaaaatacttaaaacAGATGAAGCAAACGACAAAGAAACA GAAAATTCTGGACATTCTTTAAAACTTGCCAAAGCATCATTATGGTCGGAAAATACGGgattattatctaataaaaagaattcgTCCGCTTTGGTCAAGAAAGGTAATATTGGTATAAAGATAAACGCAAGGTCGTCACAAAATAAAACCTCCATGATCGAAAATGCTATTTCTCCCGACAAGAAAACAGTTTTACAGTTAGACCAAACACCTAACACTTCGACGAGTACATCGAATACAGTAAATATAGACACTAAGTCAGATAATGTCGGCAATGGTCTCTCGTTATTAGGTGCTTATTCAGGTAGCAGCGATAACGATAGCGAATaa
- the LOC139819636 gene encoding uncharacterized protein has translation MFKKAEDRPLSNTSKKSTLSTGNKIKSRIPTTHCGRNGMQGDSMSHPTYEETSSGISSNNSARRPSTKTLSMLPSRKPTNAVPAEKRQLEIQYSSKRMRYTNLKKTLVDKQKIAQDLYDEMSNLREKIIAAGGKDPGKIEELRSPQVECPKQSSPTPIETSSRHDCAEQREPICMDESVIIGVSLLQDQLQNLCDRSQEICQRALDKSSSFASLVKSWLTESSRQDEVGNVLVDYSEVDAQRANFTRDNEEMRTQLDDLRTVQKDFVAEFAMRSSSLRSEYDNYRGRVKEERPNVDRGDLLQEQLSVALEELKAERDKANQGKDRTRTMELQMQKARAKIRELEGHVANEEVKSQQLQKSLEAQLKQKDQAMELRMKDIHKAMKSSEGLMAKMEKQRDSFESRMLELKEKMVRKEAEANATIKELSVKFETNERNLNAELVEEREKRQEAENALIEMEERCKHLEEKSQLLCDLASEKSNNIAVTASDNNHTENEVCLYNDLMAARAELERQREKIEQLEREKQEIVAVMHQAASHDNEDETKDRLAAELVAKTNDLQNLMLEHARLQKIVRFEQERNEVLENDLAEIQHRLQARLKENGKAQGLDTMELQQQISDLRNSLAEAIQQNQELETTLTQKQLELEQRDRVMREQSKFLKVRDELLSLLKGKQANAANPNENYEDIDEINKQIAAKTEAIQELYITLEGKQMQVMRLEKLVKLLEDQQDRAQAQRTRLEHRIAQLEVSLREKSKNDSNRYVMRKYLRKPRSSIVNDRLSRAFSCESNRALLETPYQYFSRHVPPTKSSDPPPRKFHLNDWYRISSDKEKAFICEQCRREVNEKFRDDVIHHVGNRRIRGSLYGWLMDSTALEALGEPRSRLNKFHGELSSEEDANCFYGIVNPIVVHDKAKDCNRESRRYREQHYCRYRGRLPRRSFHDVSLRCNPIIRAT, from the exons ATGTTCA AAAAAGCGGAAGATCGTCCATTGTCAAATACTTCAAAGAAATCTACGTTGAGTActggaaataaaattaagagtaGAATTCCAACAACTCACTGCGGACGAAATGGCATGCAA GGCGACTCGATGAGTCATCCAACGTACGAGGAGACTTCCAGCGGGATTAGCTCCAACAACTCCGCTCGTCGACCAAGCACGAAGACCCTGAGTATGTTGCCGTCTAGAAAGCCGACGAACGCGGTCCCCGCGGAGAAGCGTCAGCTGGAAATACAATACAGTTCAAAAAGAATGCGATACACGAATCTGAAAAAGACGCTCGTCGATAAGCAA AAAATCGCGCAAGATCTGTATGACGAGATGTCGAATCTGCGGGAGAAGATAATCGCGGCCGGCGGCAAGGATCCGGGCAAGATCGAGGAACTAAGATCGCCTCAAGTGGAGTGCCCCAAACAAAGCTCGCCGACGCCGATCGAGACAAGCTCGCGACACGATTGCGCCGAGCAGCGGGAGCCAATCTGCATGGACGAGTCGGTGATAATCGGTGTGTCGCTGTTGCAAGATCAGCTGCAGAATCTCTGCGACCGCTCCCAAGAGATCTGCCAACGCGCTCTGGACAAGAGCTCGTCGTTCGCGTCCCTCGTCAAGTCCTGGCTGACAGAATCGAGTCGACAGGACGAGGTGGGCAACGTGCTGGTGGATTATTCAGAGGTGGACGCGCAGCGGGCGAACTTCACGCGAGACAACGAGGAGATGAGAACGCAGCTGGACGATCTGAGGACGGTCCAGAAGGACTTCGTCGCCGAATTCGCGATGAGATCCTCGAGTCTGCGTAGCGAATACGATAATTATCGCGGGCGTGTGAAGGAGGAGAGGCCGAATGTCGATCGCGGGGACCTGCTGCAGGAGCAGTTGAGCGTCGCGCTGGAGGAGCTCAAGGCGGAGCGTGACAAGGCGAATCAAGGGAAGGACAGGACGAGAACGATGGAGCTGCAGATGCAAAAGGCGCGGGCGAAGATTCGCGAGCTGGAGGGGCACGTGGCTAACGAAGAGGTAAAATCGCAACAGCTGCAGAAGTCACTGGAGGCTCAGTTGAAGCAAAAGGACCAGGCAATGGAGCTGAGAATGAAGGATATCCACAAGGCGATGAAGAGCAGCGAGGGCCTCATGGCGAAGATGGAGAAGCAGCGCGACAGCTTCGAGTCACG GATGCTGGAGCTCAAAGAAAAGATGGTTCGCAAGGAAGCGGAAGCAAATGCTACTATTAAAGAGTTATCGGTAAAATTtgaaacgaacgaacgaaatTTGAACGCAGAGTTggtagaagagagagaaaaaag ACAAGAAGCCGAAAATGCTCTAATTGAAATGGAAGAACGTTGTAAACATCTTGAAGAGAAGAGCCAGCTGCTCTGCGATCTCGCGAGTGAGAAGAGCAATAATATTGCTGTCACAG CTTCAGATAATAATCACACGGAGAACGAGGTTTGCTTGTATAATGATCTCATGGCGGCCCGAGCCGAGCTAGAAAGACAGAGGGAAAAGATCGAGCAACTCGAGAGGGAGAAGCAAGAAATTGTCGCTGTGATGCATCAGGCGGCC AGCCATGATAACGAAGACGAGACGAAGGATAGGCTGGCTGCCGAACTCGTAGCCAAGACTAATGATCTTCAGAACCTGATGCTGGAGCACGCTCGGCTTCAGAAGATTGTTAGATTCGA GCAAGAGAGAAATGAGGTGCTGGAGAACGACTTAGCCGAGATTCAGCATCGCCTTCAGGCGAGATTGAAAGAAAATGGTAAAGCCCAGGGACTTGACACGATGGAGCTTCAGCAGCAGATTAGCGACTTGCGGAACAGCTTGGCCGAGGCTATTCAGCAGAACCAAGAGCTAGAGACCACCCTGACGCAGAAGCAACTAGAATTGGAGCAGCGCGATCGAGTGATGCGCGAACAAAGCAAATTCCTCAAAGTCCGGGACGAGCTGTTAAGCCTTCTTAAAGGGAAGCAGGCAAACGCGGCAAATCCTAACGAAAACTACGAAGATATCGATGAA ATCAACAAGCAGATTGCGGCAAAGACGGAGGCAATCCAGGAATTGTACATCACGCTAGAGGGCAAGCAGATGCAAGTGATGCGACTGGAAAAGCTGGTGAAGCTGCTGGAGGATCAGCAGGATCGCGCACAGGCACAACGCACGCGACTCGAGCATCGCATTGCGCAACTGGAAGTGAGCTTGCGGGAGAAAAGTAAAAACGATAGCAACCGGTATGTCATGAGGAAGTATTTGCGTAAACCTCGATCGAGCATCGTCAACGATAGATTGTCGCGCGCTTTTTCTTGCGAGTCGAACCGAGCGTTACTAGAAACGCCGTATCAATACTTTTCGCGTCACGTCCCACCCACGAAGAGTTCGGATCCTCCGCCGAGAAAATTTCATCTTAACGACTGGTACCGTATTTCGTCCGATAAGGAAAAGGCTTTCATTTGCGAGCAATGCCGGCGGGAAGTTAATGAGAAATTCAGGGATGACGTAATCCATCACGTTGGAAATCGTCGCATTCGGGGATCTCTTTACGGTTGGTTGATGGATTCCACGGCTTTAGAAGCCCTCGGCGAGCCAAGGAGTCGCTTAAACAAATTTCACGGCGAGCTCAGCTCTGAGGAAGACGCGAATTGTTTCTACGGGATCGTTAATCCTATTGTGGTTCATGATAAAGCGAAGGATTGTAACAGAGAATCACGTCGTTATCGCGAACAACATTATTGTCGATATCGCGGTCGTCTGCCGAGGCGGTCTTTTCATGACGTCTCTCTTCGATGTAATCCGATTATTCGCGCGACGTAA